One window of the Eucalyptus grandis isolate ANBG69807.140 chromosome 8, ASM1654582v1, whole genome shotgun sequence genome contains the following:
- the LOC120287443 gene encoding LOW QUALITY PROTEIN: salicylate carboxymethyltransferase-like (The sequence of the model RefSeq protein was modified relative to this genomic sequence to represent the inferred CDS: inserted 1 base in 1 codon), producing MEVMQVLHMNGGMGETSYANNSLLQRKVILMTKPIMEAAVTALFSTATTNFPASVAIADLGCSTGPNTLFVVSEIISIMIDLYSAKKHELPELQVFLNDLPGNDFNTIFSNFLPRFQEKLREQIKSKNGAWATLSCFFSGVPGSFYGRLFPRESLHLIHSSYSLMWLSQVPQGLEGNKGNIYMARSSPPKVLTAYYEQFQRDFSTFLECRGQELVVGGRMVLTLLGRRSDDPSSKECCYIWELLAAALNEMVSEGLIEEDKLDSFNIPQYTPSPXKKYEEVQKQESFSIDCLEVSEVNWSVLNTNFDPNVVLEDGGYDMARCMRAVAEPLLVDHFGEEIIDEVFKRYKAQLANGMSKGKDCIRQHRHFSKENRLAKMQKFQNEHITFICTFMVKLIYGGEYNLAWCMRAMAEPLLVDHLGEEIIDEVFKRYKALLANSMSKENNAFVNVNVSLKKKSLG from the exons atggaagtcATGCAAGTACTACACATGAATGGAGGAATGGGAGAAACAAGTTATGCTAACAACTCATTGCTTCAG agAAAGGTGATATTGATGACGAAGCCCATAATGGAGGCAGCCGTCACAGCTCTCTTCTCGACTGCCACCACCAACTTCCCGGCGAGCGTCGCCATTGCGGACTTGGGCTGTTCCACTGGCCCCAACACTCTTTTCGTTGTGTCTGAGATCATCAGCATCATGATCGATCTCTACAGTGCGAAGAAGCACGAGCTGCCGGAGCTCCAAGTGTTCTTGAACGATCTCCCGGGGAACGACTTCAACACCATCTTCAGCAACTTCTTGCCAAGATTCCAAGAGAAGCTGAGGGAGCAAATTAAGAGCAAGAATGGAGCGTGGGCAACGTTGTCATGCTTCTTCAGTGGCGTTCCTGGTTCGTTCTATGGGAGATTGTTCCCTCGGGAGAGCCTGCATTTGATTCATTCTTCATACAGTCTCATGTGGCTGTCTCAG GTCCCACAGGGACTAGAGGGAAACAAAGGCAACATATACATGGCGAGATCGAGCCCACCGAAGGTGCTTACGGCATACTACGAGCAATTCCAGAGGGACTTCTCAACGTTCTTGGAGTGTCGTGGGCAAGAGTTAGTGGTGGGAGGGCGTATGGTTTTGACCCTCCTGGGTCGAAGAAGCGACGATCCTTCGAGCAAAGAGTGTTGCTACATTTGGGAGCTCTTGGCTGCTGCTCTCAATGAGATGGTCTCCGAG GGACTCATAGAAGAAGATAAATTGGACTCCTTCAACATCCCTCAGTATACACCCTCAC AAAAGAAGTACGAGGAGGTCCAAAAGCAAGAGTCATTCTCAATCGATTGCTTGGAGGTGTCCGAAGTGAATTGGAGTGTCCTTAACACGAATTTCGATCCTAATGTTGTGTTGGAGGATGGGGGATATGATATGGCCAGGTGCATGAGAGCCGTGGCTGAGCCCCTGCTCGTTGATCACTTCGGTGAAGAGATCATAGATGAGGTCTTCAAGAGATACAAGGCTCAACTCGCTAATGGCATGTCCAAAGGAAAAGACTGCATTCGTCAACATCGTCATTTCAGTAAAGAAAATCGCCTAGCTAAAATGCAAAAATTCCAGAATGAGCACATCACATTTATATGCACGTTCATGGTGAAGTTGATATAT GGTGGGGAATACAATTTGGCCTGGTGCATGAGAGCCATGGCCGAGCCCTTGCTCGTTGATCACCTTGGTGAAGAGATCATTGATGAGGTCTTTAAGAGGTACAAGGCTTTACTTGCCAATAGCATGTCCAAGGAAAATAATGCATTCGTCAATGTCAATGTTTCGCTAAAGAAAAAGTCACTTGGATGA